In the Anastrepha obliqua isolate idAnaObli1 chromosome 1, idAnaObli1_1.0, whole genome shotgun sequence genome, one interval contains:
- the LOC129245644 gene encoding 14-3-3 protein epsilon, whose protein sequence is MSERENNVYKAKLAEQAERYDEMVEAMKKVASLDVELTVEERNLLSVAYKNVIGARRASWRIITSIEQKEENKGAEEKLEMIKTYRGQVEKELRDICSDILNVLEKHLIPCATTGESKVFYYKMKGDYHRYLAEFATGSDRKDAAENSLIAYKAASDIAMNDLPPTHPIRLGLALNFSVFYYEILNSPDRACRLAKAAFDDAIAELDTLSEESYKDSTLIMQLLRDNLTLWTSDMQADGDGEQKPEIQDVEDQDVS, encoded by the exons ATGTCTGAACGTGAAAATAATGTGTACAAGGCTAAGCTGGCGGAGCAAGCCGAGCGATATGACG aaatggtTGAAGCCATGAAAAAGGTTGCTTCGCTTGACGTGGAGTTAACTGTCGAAGAGCGCAACCTCCTTTCTGTCGCCTACAAAAATGTAATTGGCGCACGACGTGCTTCATGGCGTATAATTACATCCATTGAACAAAAAGAGGAGAACAAAGGCGCCGAGGAGAAGCTTGAAATGATCAAAACCTACCGCGGGCAGGTGGAGAAAGAACTGCGAGATATATGTTCCGATATTTTAAATGTGCTGGAAAAGCACCTCATTCCGTGCGCCACAACAGGCGAAAGTAAAGTGTTTTACTATAAAATGAAGGGCGATTATCATCGCTATTTGGCTGAGTTTGCCACCGGTTCGGATCGCAAGGACGCGGCAGAGAATTCCCTGATTGCCTATAAAGCAGCCAGCGATATTGCAATGAATGATCTGCCGCCAACACATCCCATTCGCTTGGGATTGGCGTTGAACTTCTCG GTATTCTACTACGAGATTCTCAATTCGCCGGATCGCGCCTGCAGACTAGCGAAAGCAGCATTCGACGATGCCATTGCTGAGCTAGATACCTTAAGCGAAGAGAGTTACAAAGATTCCACACTTATCATGCAGTTGCTGAGGGATAATCTCACATTATGGACGTCTGATATGCAGGCCGATG GTGATGGCGAACAGAAGCCGGAGATTCAAGATGTTGAAGATCAGGATGTGTCGTAA
- the LOC129252903 gene encoding VPS35 endosomal protein sorting factor-like isoform X2 → MASDWECIPHSYDVTKNYLQSYQTYEHPLKIQTVTVVESKGTKQILKDNRGSFSSNASSRASSSISLLTEPLGSALDGADPLSQFARQEQELKDPLSNTSYDYQKKAKRRERTALEEDELSWATKRLGILNRFTTSEKLSITTSFLSTGSTGAEGIRAQTIVADKVKFRLEQLDDFDDGSVRHMIDLTQQEYIQRIEQLNQELVLSWNDDQRVKALKIVIQCSKMLSDTSVLSFYPSQFVLITDILDMFGKLVYERLNIKANNDFGDGDTGKLGRTEYMNESARETCQNWFFKIASIRELLPRLYVEMALMKCYEFITPSEIDKSLRRITKMIRGIGDPLVQTYARCYLVRVSLAVITNKECIRENFKDFLKIYHTIFCGTVRSELNRQRVNIEAYLALYGPALDFMLSALVHKCNLYTEEIMAECKGVKNNAPLLISILNAFKPEFIAANAMEFVKLLTHSNAEGTSKGQLFRALGSNVSVCPPLPEQRLPFLNAAFNAIDTFADPMEYMNCVETWAHFITDNFPVSVINDLLGTITLRVKASRAYEKHYNQLQNILDKILQCLKNTESLLIQENFLPYVDLFQKDTIKVGVCKNILTIFHLKSEENISDEIVINALMYIGKILNDSVTALTVEDERRQISQLISSSIRKVVFPRDFERQLSFYVEAREAFTNLDAVYITLVNAVNKLAVETQHIVHGKHTRKTGAFVKACVAFCFITIPSITAVQTQMDLYLLTGQVALLNLCLGQADACFEASLQLVSELPRSVEIEGKTRSLETYLISYLCNMLATLVVVPDSPEQGVLYLLRLLLEVVNKFPFEIHSSGPITVYLHALDMLYVQSLEEFPYHIPGVVSNDELYGNDPKFVAEVNNICTQVVDQILAQLKILGNAHQQRAQATLALELFLRIIRYANLSREKTFHLALNLWLLAVKAEAHIDAKLIPYSLKTVEYTYKKIMNTNTPHAQSLAQLMLRIRNQ, encoded by the exons ATGGCTAGCGACTGGGAGTGTATTCCGCACTCGTACGATGTGACGAAGAATTACCTTCAAAGCTACCAAACCTACGAGCATCCACTGAAGATACAGACCGTGACAGTAGTGGAAAGCAAAGGCACGAAGCAGATTTTGAAAGATAACCGAGGGAGTTTCAGTAGCAACGCTAGCTCGCGTGCTTCCTCAAGCATTTCATTACTAACGGAGCCGCTCGGTTCGGCCTTGGATGGAGCCGATCCTTTATCGCAGTTTGCACGGCAAGAGCAAGAACTCAAAGATCCTCTTTCAAATACGTCTTACGATTAC CAAAAGAAGGCAAAAAGACGGGAGAGAACCGCGTTGGAGGAGGATGAGCTGAGTTGGGCCACCAAACGGCTGGGCATATTAAATCGCTTTACAACCTCGGAGAAGCTCTCGATTACAACCAGTTTTCTTTCCACTGGGAGCACAGGAGCAGAAGGCA TCAGAGCGCAAACTATAGTGGCGGATAAGGTAAAATTTCGCCTCGAGCAACTAGACGATTTCGATGATGGTTCCGTGCGCCACATGATAGACCTAACGCAACAGGAATACATACAACGAATCGAACAACTGAATCAAGAGTTGGTACTGTCGTGGAATGACGATCAACGtgtaaaagcattaaaaattgtaatacaaTGTTCGAAAATGCTTTCAGACACTTCCGTACTTAGCTTTTATCCCAGCCAATTTGTGCTTATAACAGACATACTCGATATGTTTGGTAAATTAGTATACGAACGGCTGAATATTAAGGCAAACAATGACTTTGGCGATGGAGA CACCGGGAAATTGGGAAGAACTGAGTATATGAACGAAAGTGCACGAGAAacctgtcaaaattggttttttaaaATTGCCTCTATCCGCGAACTGCTGCCCCGTCTCTATGTAGAAATGGCTTTAATGAAATGTTATGAATTCATAACACCAAG CGAAATTGACAAGTCGCTGCGCCGCATTACCAAAATGATCCGTGGCATTGGTGATCCTTTGGTGCAAACGTATGCGCGTTGCTATTTGGTGCGCGTCAGTTTGGCTGTAATTACGAATAAAGAATGCATAAGAGAGAAtttcaaagattttttaaaaatctaccACACG attttttgcgGTACTGTGCGCTCGGAACTTAATCGCCAGCGTGTGAATATAGAAGCATACTTGGCACTATATGGCCCGGCATTGGATTTTATGCTATCAGCGCTTGTTCACAAATGCAATCTGTACACAGAAGAAATAATGGCTGAATGCAAGGGAGTAAAAAATAA TGCACCgcttttgatatccatattgaaTGCGTTCAAACCGGAATTCATCGCTGCCAATGCCATGGAATTCGTCAAACTACTAACCCATTCCAATGCGGAAGGTACTTCGAAAGGACAGTTATTTCGCGCACTAGGTAGTAATGTCAGCGTCTGTCCACCACTGCCAGAGCAGAGATTGCCGTTTTTAAATGCTGCTTTTAACGCCATCGACACTTTCGCGGATCCAATGGAATATATGAATTGCGTGGAAACTTGGGCACATTTCATCACAGACAACTTTCCT GTAAGCGTTATCAACGATCTGCTGGGCACAATCACATTGCGGGTCAAAGCCAGTCGAGCATATGAAAAGCATTATAATCAGCTACAAAATATTCTAGACAAAATTctgcaatgcttaaaaaatacagaatCGCTACTCATTCAAGAAAATTTTCTGCCATATGTTGATCTTTTCCAAAAGGACACAATCAAGGTTGGTGTTTGCAAAAACATTCTCACAATATTCCATCTTAAAAGTGAGGAGAATATTTCCGATGAAATTGTCATCAACGCTCTTATGTATATTGGAAAAATTCTTAACGACTCCGTAAC CGCGTTGACTGTGGAAGATGAACGCCGTCAAATTTCGCAGTTGATCAGCAGTTCCATACGTAAGGTTGTTTTCCCACGCGACTTTGAACGACAGCTGAGCTTTTATGTGGAGGCACGCGAGGCTTTCACCAATTTGGATGCGGTCTACATAACATTGGTTAATGCAGTCAATAAATTAGCAGTCGAGACGCAACATATAGTCCACGGAAAGCATACACGTAAAACCGGCGCTTTTGTTAAGGCGTGTGTAGCCTTTTGCTTTATAACCATTCCTAGCATTACTGCCGTTCAAACTCAAATGGACTTGTATTTGCTGACTGGCCAGGTGGCACTTTTGAATCTTTGCTTAGGACAAG CGGATGCATGTTTCGAAGCCTCACTGCAATTAGTTAGCGAATTGCCGCGTTCAGTAGAGATAGAGGGTAAAACGCGTAGCCTGGAAAcgtatttaatttcatatcttTGCAATATGTTAGCCACATTGGTGGTAGTGCCG GATAGCCCAGAACAAggtgttttgtatttattacgTCTATTACTGGAAGTAGTAAATAAATTTCCCTTCGAAATACATAGCTCCGGACCCATCACTGTGTACTTGCATGCTCTGGACATGCTGTATGTGCAAAGTTTAGAAGAATTCCCCTATCACATACCTGGCG tggTTTCCAATGATGAACTCTATGGCAATGATCCCAAATTTGTTGCTGAAGTGAACAATATTTGTACGCAAGTGGTTGACCAAATTCTAGCACAACTCAAAATACTCGGTAACGCACATCAACAACGTGCGCAGGCCACACTAGCTTTGGAACTCTTTTTGCGGATCATCCGGTATGCGAATCTCAGCCGCGAAAAAACCTTCCATTTGGCTCTGAATCTTTGGCTGCTTGCTGTTAAGGCGGAGGCTCATATCGACGCtaaattaatt CCATATTCGTTGAAAACCGTCGAATACACCTACAAGAAAATAATGAACACAAATACGCCGCATGCACAGTCCTTGGCGCAATTGATGTTACGCATTCGAAACCAATAA
- the LOC129252903 gene encoding VPS35 endosomal protein sorting factor-like isoform X1, whose amino-acid sequence MASDWECIPHSYDVTKNYLQSYQTYEHPLKIQTVTVVESKGTKQILKDNRGSFSSNASSRASSSISLLTEPLGSALDGADPLSQFARQEQELKDPLSNTSYDYQKKAKRRERTALEEDELSWATKRLGILNRFTTSEKLSITTSFLSTGSTGAEGIRAQTIVADKVKFRLEQLDDFDDGSVRHMIDLTQQEYIQRIEQLNQELVLSWNDDQRVKALKIVIQCSKMLSDTSVLSFYPSQFVLITDILDMFGKLVYERLNIKANNDFGDGEYVKNIYFFFILAPVLKILYLSTGKLGRTEYMNESARETCQNWFFKIASIRELLPRLYVEMALMKCYEFITPSEIDKSLRRITKMIRGIGDPLVQTYARCYLVRVSLAVITNKECIRENFKDFLKIYHTIFCGTVRSELNRQRVNIEAYLALYGPALDFMLSALVHKCNLYTEEIMAECKGVKNNAPLLISILNAFKPEFIAANAMEFVKLLTHSNAEGTSKGQLFRALGSNVSVCPPLPEQRLPFLNAAFNAIDTFADPMEYMNCVETWAHFITDNFPVSVINDLLGTITLRVKASRAYEKHYNQLQNILDKILQCLKNTESLLIQENFLPYVDLFQKDTIKVGVCKNILTIFHLKSEENISDEIVINALMYIGKILNDSVTALTVEDERRQISQLISSSIRKVVFPRDFERQLSFYVEAREAFTNLDAVYITLVNAVNKLAVETQHIVHGKHTRKTGAFVKACVAFCFITIPSITAVQTQMDLYLLTGQVALLNLCLGQADACFEASLQLVSELPRSVEIEGKTRSLETYLISYLCNMLATLVVVPDSPEQGVLYLLRLLLEVVNKFPFEIHSSGPITVYLHALDMLYVQSLEEFPYHIPGVVSNDELYGNDPKFVAEVNNICTQVVDQILAQLKILGNAHQQRAQATLALELFLRIIRYANLSREKTFHLALNLWLLAVKAEAHIDAKLIPYSLKTVEYTYKKIMNTNTPHAQSLAQLMLRIRNQ is encoded by the exons ATGGCTAGCGACTGGGAGTGTATTCCGCACTCGTACGATGTGACGAAGAATTACCTTCAAAGCTACCAAACCTACGAGCATCCACTGAAGATACAGACCGTGACAGTAGTGGAAAGCAAAGGCACGAAGCAGATTTTGAAAGATAACCGAGGGAGTTTCAGTAGCAACGCTAGCTCGCGTGCTTCCTCAAGCATTTCATTACTAACGGAGCCGCTCGGTTCGGCCTTGGATGGAGCCGATCCTTTATCGCAGTTTGCACGGCAAGAGCAAGAACTCAAAGATCCTCTTTCAAATACGTCTTACGATTAC CAAAAGAAGGCAAAAAGACGGGAGAGAACCGCGTTGGAGGAGGATGAGCTGAGTTGGGCCACCAAACGGCTGGGCATATTAAATCGCTTTACAACCTCGGAGAAGCTCTCGATTACAACCAGTTTTCTTTCCACTGGGAGCACAGGAGCAGAAGGCA TCAGAGCGCAAACTATAGTGGCGGATAAGGTAAAATTTCGCCTCGAGCAACTAGACGATTTCGATGATGGTTCCGTGCGCCACATGATAGACCTAACGCAACAGGAATACATACAACGAATCGAACAACTGAATCAAGAGTTGGTACTGTCGTGGAATGACGATCAACGtgtaaaagcattaaaaattgtaatacaaTGTTCGAAAATGCTTTCAGACACTTCCGTACTTAGCTTTTATCCCAGCCAATTTGTGCTTATAACAGACATACTCGATATGTTTGGTAAATTAGTATACGAACGGCTGAATATTAAGGCAAACAATGACTTTGGCGATGGAGAGTATGttaagaatatatattttttttttatattagcacctgttttaaaaatattatacctTAGCACCGGGAAATTGGGAAGAACTGAGTATATGAACGAAAGTGCACGAGAAacctgtcaaaattggttttttaaaATTGCCTCTATCCGCGAACTGCTGCCCCGTCTCTATGTAGAAATGGCTTTAATGAAATGTTATGAATTCATAACACCAAG CGAAATTGACAAGTCGCTGCGCCGCATTACCAAAATGATCCGTGGCATTGGTGATCCTTTGGTGCAAACGTATGCGCGTTGCTATTTGGTGCGCGTCAGTTTGGCTGTAATTACGAATAAAGAATGCATAAGAGAGAAtttcaaagattttttaaaaatctaccACACG attttttgcgGTACTGTGCGCTCGGAACTTAATCGCCAGCGTGTGAATATAGAAGCATACTTGGCACTATATGGCCCGGCATTGGATTTTATGCTATCAGCGCTTGTTCACAAATGCAATCTGTACACAGAAGAAATAATGGCTGAATGCAAGGGAGTAAAAAATAA TGCACCgcttttgatatccatattgaaTGCGTTCAAACCGGAATTCATCGCTGCCAATGCCATGGAATTCGTCAAACTACTAACCCATTCCAATGCGGAAGGTACTTCGAAAGGACAGTTATTTCGCGCACTAGGTAGTAATGTCAGCGTCTGTCCACCACTGCCAGAGCAGAGATTGCCGTTTTTAAATGCTGCTTTTAACGCCATCGACACTTTCGCGGATCCAATGGAATATATGAATTGCGTGGAAACTTGGGCACATTTCATCACAGACAACTTTCCT GTAAGCGTTATCAACGATCTGCTGGGCACAATCACATTGCGGGTCAAAGCCAGTCGAGCATATGAAAAGCATTATAATCAGCTACAAAATATTCTAGACAAAATTctgcaatgcttaaaaaatacagaatCGCTACTCATTCAAGAAAATTTTCTGCCATATGTTGATCTTTTCCAAAAGGACACAATCAAGGTTGGTGTTTGCAAAAACATTCTCACAATATTCCATCTTAAAAGTGAGGAGAATATTTCCGATGAAATTGTCATCAACGCTCTTATGTATATTGGAAAAATTCTTAACGACTCCGTAAC CGCGTTGACTGTGGAAGATGAACGCCGTCAAATTTCGCAGTTGATCAGCAGTTCCATACGTAAGGTTGTTTTCCCACGCGACTTTGAACGACAGCTGAGCTTTTATGTGGAGGCACGCGAGGCTTTCACCAATTTGGATGCGGTCTACATAACATTGGTTAATGCAGTCAATAAATTAGCAGTCGAGACGCAACATATAGTCCACGGAAAGCATACACGTAAAACCGGCGCTTTTGTTAAGGCGTGTGTAGCCTTTTGCTTTATAACCATTCCTAGCATTACTGCCGTTCAAACTCAAATGGACTTGTATTTGCTGACTGGCCAGGTGGCACTTTTGAATCTTTGCTTAGGACAAG CGGATGCATGTTTCGAAGCCTCACTGCAATTAGTTAGCGAATTGCCGCGTTCAGTAGAGATAGAGGGTAAAACGCGTAGCCTGGAAAcgtatttaatttcatatcttTGCAATATGTTAGCCACATTGGTGGTAGTGCCG GATAGCCCAGAACAAggtgttttgtatttattacgTCTATTACTGGAAGTAGTAAATAAATTTCCCTTCGAAATACATAGCTCCGGACCCATCACTGTGTACTTGCATGCTCTGGACATGCTGTATGTGCAAAGTTTAGAAGAATTCCCCTATCACATACCTGGCG tggTTTCCAATGATGAACTCTATGGCAATGATCCCAAATTTGTTGCTGAAGTGAACAATATTTGTACGCAAGTGGTTGACCAAATTCTAGCACAACTCAAAATACTCGGTAACGCACATCAACAACGTGCGCAGGCCACACTAGCTTTGGAACTCTTTTTGCGGATCATCCGGTATGCGAATCTCAGCCGCGAAAAAACCTTCCATTTGGCTCTGAATCTTTGGCTGCTTGCTGTTAAGGCGGAGGCTCATATCGACGCtaaattaatt CCATATTCGTTGAAAACCGTCGAATACACCTACAAGAAAATAATGAACACAAATACGCCGCATGCACAGTCCTTGGCGCAATTGATGTTACGCATTCGAAACCAATAA
- the LOC129235559 gene encoding oocyte zinc finger protein XlCOF6 — protein sequence MAGNGDIMDGIEPCRTCGIFYLTTSNFLRKFFDSSTDEYDLSNIRTELAAWSVQIIKDDGLPQYICTCCILEFQKMFKFRGLCVELQTQWRHFYNVRAENKLYIKKELPDPDEKTENICDFIYVDDISDNEYNGEGGGFTPFKMPHVPIKEESPDNAAGQNDSIILGAKETFNTSSNQMETSEETNFAHNISYLANSNSNSLDSQVSQLLDEPVNQLPPFEPNQEISTSVQCSLCRHMSVSAELHRQHMKRIHEIKDLVCHICGKEFKNSTATRLKFHLKWHRISKHIKCAQCGFFCDSRATLKEHTRAIHSKIECTTCGKRVLGKKMKIHMRGHKLRSWSCSYCDEVFQTENVLEAHIWQIHAQEENLSITTEENNTRNKLLAEQSSSCSQCNQFYATQYELNAHKLQCHLMPNTFDTESYASSDLQSEQFHYQDSADILQVPTTNLPITNKGTGVNEANSYTSCNDDAVTQIISSDEETCDSDSYSAASKDFACPKCTQTFSSTEQLCAHYQQHVEKSGFNCQICGKSFELKFSLNRHLKKHNSQ from the exons ATGGCGGGAAACGGAGATATAATGGATGGTATAGAGCCATGCCGTACATGTGGTATATTCTATTTGACAACATCAAATTTTCTGCGCAAGTTTTTCGATTCCTCGACTGATGAATACGATTTGTCAAATATTCGTACTGAATTGGCTGCATGGAGTGTTCAG ATTATAAAGGACGATGGCTTGCCGCAGTATATTTGCACCTGTTGTATACTTGAATTTCAAAAGAtgttcaaatttcgtgggcttTGCGTTGAACTACAAACCCAATGGAGACATTTTTACAATGTACGAGCAGAGAATAAATTATATATCAAAAAGGAGCTACCCGATCCGGATgagaaaactgaaaatatttgtgaTTTTATTTACGTAGACGACATTAGCGACAATGAGTACAACGGCGAGGGAGGTGGTTTTACACCATTCAAGATGCCACATGTTCCTATCAAAGAAGAAAGTCCAGATAATGCTGCGGGTCAAAATGACAGCATTATTCTTGGAGCGAAAGAAACATTTAACACCAGTAGTAATCAAATGGAAACATCAGAAGAAACAAACTTTGCACATAACATAAGCTATCTTGCGAACTCCAATTCAAATAGTCTTGATTCTCAAGTATCTCAGCTTTTGGATGAACCGGTAAACCAGCTACCCCCATTTGAACCAAACCAAGAAATATCAACATCGGTCCAGTGTAGTTTATGTCGCCATATGTCTGTTAGTGCAGAGTTGCATAGGCAACATATGAAGCGAATACATGAAATAAAAGATTTGGTGTGTCACATATGCGgaaaagaattcaaaaattctactGCTACCCGCCTAAAGTTTCATCTGAAATGGCACAGAATAAGCAAACATATTAAGTGCGCTCAGTGCGGCTTTTTCTGTGACTCTCGCGCAACTCTTAAGGAACATACCAGAGCAATACATTCAAAGATCGAATGTACCACTTGTGGTAAAC GCGTCTTGGGGAAAAAGATGAAAATTCATATGCGGGGGCATAAATTGAGATCGTGGTCGTGCTCTTACTGTGATGAAG tatttcaGACAGAAAACGTGCTTGAGGCACATATTTGGCAAATACATGCACAAGAAGAGAATCTGTCAATCACTACAGAAGAGAATAACACTCGCAATAAGTTGTTGGCAGAACAATCTTCGTCTTGTAGTCAATGCAATCAGTTTTATGCCACCCAATACGAATTAAATGCACATAAGCTTCAATGCCATTTGATGCCAAATACTTTCGATACTGAGTCTTACGCTAGTTCGGACCTTCAAAGCGAACAATTCCACTACCAAGACTCAGCAGATATCCTGCAAGTGCCTACTACAAATTTACCAATTACTAACAAAGGCACCGGAGTCAATGAGGCAAACTCATACACCTCATGTAATGATGATGCAGTCACGCAAATTATTTCTTCTGACGAGGAAACTTGTGATAGTGATAGTTATTCCGCAGCGTCCAAAGATTTCGCTTGCCCAAAATGTACACAGACTTTTTCAAGCACTGAACAACTTTGTGCGCACTATCAGCAACATGTGGAAAAATCTGGATTTAACTGCCAAATATGTGGAAAGTCGTTTGAACTTAAATTCAGTCTTAACCGTCATCTAAAAAAGCATAATAGTCAATag